In the genome of Takifugu rubripes chromosome 18, fTakRub1.2, whole genome shotgun sequence, one region contains:
- the LOC101062929 gene encoding axonemal dynein light intermediate polypeptide 1-like codes for MVATDSFLKYNNPVLVIVNKTRKSVKISSASSQLPQKEKSGPIKESNQQILNTIFPPRQWLEGDKLWMQQVSSAASTKEDVIQLAESLDKKLHQKGAKQRGICPTRRELYSQCFDELIRQETLNCPERGLLLACVRDELLMTVAAHKTVYEDSLGFDRRENLIAEQGKADLEKRITDLEEENEELKKQLTEQLSKNEATEKKIIASRELEERRYNEKVHALERAIQQIKDQMKEIRKLKE; via the exons atggTGGCTACTGATTCGTTCCTAAAATACAATAATCCGGTTCTGGTCATCGTTAACAAAACTAGAAAATCAGTCAAG ATtagctctgcctcctctcaaCTACCCCAGAAAGAGAAATCGGGCCCCATAAAGGAGAGTAACCAGCAGATCCTGAACACCATCTTTCCACCCAG GCAATGGTTGGAGGGAGACAAGTTATGGATGCAACAAGTCTCCAGTGCTGCATCTACCAAAGAAGATGTGATTCAGCTCGCAGAATCGCTGGACAAGAAATTACACCAAAAAGGTGCCAAACAGCGAGGCATCTGCCCAACACGAAGAGAACTTTATTCCCAGTGCTTTG atgAGCTGATAAGACAGGAGACCCTAAACTGTCCTGAGAGGGGTCTGCTTCTCGCCTGTGTCAGAGATGAGCTACTAATGACTGTTGCTGCCCACAAGACTGTCTATGAAGACAGTCTTGGTTTTGACAGAAGGGAGAATCTGATTGCAGAGCAGGGCAAGGCCGACCTGGAGAAAAGA ATTACAGATCTGGAGGAAGAGAATGAGGAGTTGAAGAAGCAACTGACTGAACAATTATCTAAAAATGAAGCAActgagaaaaaaataattgcgAGTCGGgaactggaggagaggaggtacAATGAGAAGGTTCATGCCCTGGAAAGAGCCATTCAGCAGATCAAG GAccaaatgaaagaaatcagGAAATTAAAGGAGTAA